From one Thalassospira lucentensis genomic stretch:
- a CDS encoding ABC transporter substrate-binding protein, protein MEMLKHPVSGCITIIAATFALFAANTAQAERFELGASAQNADAVIGCLYPMTGRSATYGRDSISGIKIALQDLEAEAKSGLDVPNLRVIADDPRSKASYAVRLAQDFITNDNAKFFCGIVSSGVAHAVSDLAKNEKIIMVGTDHASSRLSIEAGHDYYFRVTNDSWTSMAAGARYLRDLQKETGWKRLAFVGPDYDYGHVSWTDLQLALDELGVEYETVGDLWPKLYEPDYSIYINALQSAKADVVVTALWGGDFIAFIKQAASTRFFETTRLANFDTGANYDVMMALGDQPYPGLILSARHHNNWPDTGRNKRFVKQFHDMTGRYPTYAAEGAYTGIIAIARAIEKAGGVDDDRALITALEGLQLALPEDPPGFASYIDPETHQIVQAQAVGTVVHNEDFPPSKLMVGNWAIYDAEDLKPSKEMVKRRRDAVAGGSEAVPPPTP, encoded by the coding sequence ATGGAGATGCTCAAACACCCGGTTTCCGGGTGCATCACCATTATTGCTGCCACGTTCGCGCTGTTTGCGGCCAATACCGCACAGGCAGAACGCTTTGAGCTGGGCGCATCTGCACAGAACGCAGATGCTGTCATCGGCTGTTTGTACCCGATGACCGGACGGTCGGCCACCTATGGCCGCGACAGTATTTCGGGCATCAAGATCGCCCTTCAGGACCTCGAAGCCGAAGCAAAATCCGGCCTGGATGTGCCCAATCTGCGTGTCATCGCCGATGACCCGCGATCAAAGGCATCCTATGCGGTCCGTCTGGCACAGGATTTCATCACCAATGACAATGCCAAGTTCTTCTGTGGCATCGTGTCATCGGGTGTGGCCCACGCCGTGAGCGATCTCGCCAAGAACGAAAAGATCATCATGGTCGGTACCGATCATGCATCATCGCGGCTCAGCATCGAGGCCGGCCACGATTATTACTTCCGCGTCACCAATGACAGCTGGACGTCGATGGCCGCCGGTGCGCGTTATTTGCGCGATCTGCAAAAGGAAACCGGCTGGAAACGCCTTGCCTTTGTCGGACCGGATTATGATTACGGCCATGTTTCCTGGACGGATCTGCAACTTGCCCTTGATGAATTGGGTGTCGAATATGAGACCGTCGGCGATTTGTGGCCGAAGCTCTATGAGCCGGATTATTCGATTTATATCAACGCCCTGCAATCGGCGAAGGCCGACGTGGTCGTAACCGCCCTTTGGGGCGGGGATTTCATCGCCTTTATCAAGCAGGCGGCATCAACCCGTTTCTTTGAAACCACCCGTCTGGCCAATTTCGATACCGGTGCAAATTACGACGTGATGATGGCCCTTGGCGATCAGCCCTATCCGGGTTTGATCCTGTCGGCGCGCCATCACAATAACTGGCCCGACACCGGACGTAACAAGCGGTTCGTCAAACAATTTCACGACATGACCGGGCGTTATCCGACCTATGCGGCCGAAGGCGCCTATACAGGGATCATCGCCATAGCACGCGCCATTGAAAAGGCTGGCGGCGTTGACGATGACCGCGCGCTCATCACCGCACTTGAAGGATTGCAACTGGCCCTGCCCGAAGATCCGCCGGGCTTTGCATCCTATATCGATCCCGAAACTCACCAGATTGTCCAGGCGCAAGCCGTGGGCACGGTCGTCCACAACGAAGACTTTCCGCCATCGAAACTGATGGTGGGGAACTGGGCGATCTACGATGCCGAAGACCTCAAACCATCAAAAGAGATGGTCAAACGTCGCCGCGATGCCGTGGCCGGCGGGTCAGAGGCAGTTCCACCGCCAACTCCATGA
- a CDS encoding ABC transporter ATP-binding protein has translation MTLEIRNLDVSISNIPILRDVSLSVPSGKMFGLIGHNGAGKTTLMRAIMGLLDADQGTITFDGQDLRKMADFARAKTGISYMPEDRRLIPSLTVEENILLPAWTNGIADADERLKWVYDLLPEIAQFRDRRALQLSGGQQKLVSLGRALMPGRNLLLLDEPFEGVAPVLSRRLSEVISDLGSSGLCVLISESDDSHSADLVAGSYRIERGTVSKAELKTA, from the coding sequence ATGACCCTGGAAATCCGCAATCTCGATGTATCAATCAGCAATATTCCGATCCTGCGTGATGTCTCGCTTTCGGTGCCGTCCGGCAAGATGTTTGGCCTGATCGGTCACAACGGGGCGGGCAAAACCACCCTGATGCGCGCCATCATGGGCCTTCTTGATGCCGATCAGGGCACCATCACCTTTGATGGGCAGGACCTGCGCAAGATGGCCGACTTTGCCCGTGCCAAAACCGGCATCAGCTATATGCCCGAAGACCGCCGTCTGATCCCGTCCCTGACGGTCGAGGAAAACATTCTTCTTCCGGCATGGACCAACGGTATTGCGGACGCCGACGAACGGCTGAAATGGGTCTATGACCTGTTGCCCGAAATCGCGCAGTTCCGCGACCGACGTGCACTTCAGCTCTCCGGTGGTCAGCAGAAACTGGTCTCGCTCGGTCGTGCATTGATGCCCGGTCGCAATCTTTTGTTGCTTGATGAACCGTTTGAGGGGGTCGCACCGGTTCTGTCACGCCGCCTGTCGGAAGTCATTTCCGATCTGGGCAGCAGTGGCCTGTGTGTCCTGATTTCTGAATCCGATGACAGCCACTCCGCCGATCTGGTGGCGGGCAGTTACCGCATCGAACGTGGCACCGTTTCCAAGGCTGAACTGAAAACGGCCTGA
- a CDS encoding iron-containing alcohol dehydrogenase, with translation MSDFVFETTPRVICEFNGALQLGTLCKEFGAKRAVLLSDPGLQKVGLIDAPYAALKEAGIETLLWTDVQADPPEESILAAVKGARDFKADIVIGLGGGSSLDTAKLVALLCGKDQKLDDIYGIGLATGPRLPLIQVPTTAGTGSEVTPISIVTTPTHEKKGVVSSLLYPDIALLDAKLTMGLPAPITAMTGIDAMVHAIEAYTTKHKKNALSDGLAIRAMQLMTAHIDDAVSATPSREAREAMLQGSMLAGMAFANAPVAAVHALAYPLGGHFHVPHGHSNALVLIEVLKFNRDAAISHYGELARAVLPGEKFANDDAACDRFLAFMTDMVERMPFSRTLREVGVAESDLDMLATDAMKVERLLINNPREMTFDAARAIYAAVL, from the coding sequence ATGTCAGACTTTGTGTTTGAAACCACCCCTCGCGTCATCTGCGAGTTCAACGGTGCCTTGCAACTCGGTACCCTGTGCAAGGAGTTCGGTGCGAAACGCGCCGTTCTTCTGTCCGATCCGGGCTTGCAGAAGGTTGGCCTGATCGACGCCCCTTATGCAGCACTTAAGGAAGCCGGAATTGAAACCCTGCTCTGGACCGATGTTCAGGCAGACCCGCCCGAGGAAAGCATTCTTGCCGCGGTCAAAGGTGCCCGTGATTTCAAGGCCGATATCGTCATCGGCCTTGGCGGCGGTTCATCGCTTGATACCGCCAAACTGGTCGCGCTTCTGTGTGGAAAAGACCAGAAGCTTGACGATATCTATGGCATCGGTCTGGCAACCGGTCCGCGCCTGCCGCTTATTCAGGTGCCGACCACGGCTGGCACCGGTTCGGAAGTCACGCCGATTTCGATCGTTACCACGCCGACACACGAGAAAAAGGGTGTGGTGTCCAGCCTGCTTTATCCCGACATTGCGCTGCTGGATGCCAAACTGACCATGGGCCTTCCGGCCCCGATCACGGCCATGACCGGCATTGATGCCATGGTCCATGCGATTGAGGCATATACCACCAAACACAAGAAAAATGCCCTGTCGGACGGACTTGCCATCCGCGCGATGCAACTGATGACCGCCCATATCGATGATGCGGTTTCTGCCACCCCGTCACGCGAAGCCCGTGAAGCCATGCTTCAGGGGTCCATGCTGGCCGGGATGGCCTTTGCCAATGCGCCGGTGGCGGCTGTTCATGCCCTTGCCTATCCGCTCGGCGGACATTTCCATGTCCCGCATGGACACAGTAATGCACTGGTCCTGATTGAAGTTCTGAAATTCAATCGGGATGCCGCCATATCGCACTACGGCGAACTCGCCCGTGCCGTACTGCCGGGTGAAAAATTCGCAAATGACGATGCCGCCTGTGATCGCTTTCTTGCCTTCATGACCGACATGGTCGAACGCATGCCGTTTAGCCGCACCTTGCGCGAAGTCGGCGTGGCCGAAAGTGACCTCGACATGCTGGCGACCGATGCGATGAAGGTGGAACGCCTTTTGATCAACAACCCGCGTGAAATGACGTTCGACGCCGCACGCGCGATCTATGCCGCCGTCCTGTAA
- a CDS encoding branched-chain amino acid ABC transporter permease yields the protein MRLDKTEISLGLIALACVLFGFVSPGWLIFLLTIALAKALVVQGVVMQMRSGLVSFGQGLFYCIGGYTVGMGGQFFGIHDAIAALSLGMFVAIVVAMLLGLLLTRYREIFFAMLSLAFSMILFGILVKSQELGSTDGFNVHDWTLFGWAPEAGAGSQHTVFTMTVVSGLIVAVLIHRYTKAGIGVICEAVRENEVRVEYLGLSPRWLLYGNYVAAAAVSALGGGLTALATGHVDPEMAYWTTSGEFVFIALLGGLGHVAAPFIAAIVFSFVRTYAIEFVPHTWQMILGFTLLAVIIFLPKGLWSLVSREKTGERA from the coding sequence ATGCGTCTTGATAAAACTGAAATCTCGCTCGGACTGATCGCGCTTGCCTGCGTTCTGTTCGGCTTCGTTTCGCCGGGTTGGCTAATCTTCCTTTTGACCATCGCACTGGCCAAGGCACTTGTCGTCCAGGGCGTCGTCATGCAGATGCGTTCCGGCCTCGTATCCTTTGGTCAGGGCCTGTTCTATTGCATCGGTGGTTACACCGTTGGCATGGGCGGCCAGTTCTTTGGCATTCATGATGCGATTGCTGCCCTGTCACTTGGCATGTTTGTCGCAATCGTTGTTGCCATGCTGCTGGGACTGTTGCTGACGCGCTATCGCGAAATCTTCTTTGCCATGCTGTCGCTGGCATTTTCGATGATCCTGTTTGGCATCCTTGTCAAAAGTCAGGAACTGGGCAGCACGGACGGCTTTAACGTTCATGACTGGACCCTGTTTGGCTGGGCCCCCGAAGCGGGCGCTGGCAGCCAGCACACCGTCTTTACCATGACTGTGGTCTCTGGTCTGATCGTTGCTGTTCTGATCCATCGGTACACCAAGGCAGGCATTGGCGTCATTTGCGAAGCTGTTCGCGAAAATGAAGTCCGTGTTGAATATCTTGGTCTGTCACCGCGCTGGTTGCTTTATGGCAACTATGTCGCTGCGGCGGCGGTATCGGCCCTTGGCGGCGGTCTGACGGCCCTTGCCACCGGCCACGTTGATCCGGAGATGGCCTATTGGACCACGTCGGGCGAATTTGTCTTCATCGCGCTTTTGGGTGGTTTGGGCCACGTGGCGGCACCGTTTATTGCGGCCATCGTCTTCTCGTTCGTGCGGACCTACGCCATCGAATTCGTTCCCCACACCTGGCAGATGATCCTCGGTTTCACGCTGCTTGCGGTCATTATCTTCCTGCCCAAAGGGCTGTGGAGCCTTGTTAGCCGTGAAAAAACAGGAGAACGGGCATGA
- a CDS encoding ABC transporter ATP-binding protein, producing the protein MSCILETRSLNKEFGAVIAAKDLNVQINKGEVVGVIGSNGAGKTTFINMVTGYLKPTRGEILFNGKSIMGHSPRAITRAGMARSFQVAQLFPEMTVLDNLIVALAAAESARPSFLSPLRSDARIARAEEILKEFGVENYRDSLVTAVPQGARKLVDIAMALIGNPQMLLLDEPTSGVSVDEKTDLMDTVMNAVRQHGVTVLFVEHDMDVVERYVSRVLAFYSGEIIADGEPAAVLADQQVRDLVTGHRPTTKQGNGAS; encoded by the coding sequence ATGAGCTGCATTCTTGAAACACGTTCGCTGAACAAGGAATTCGGCGCGGTCATCGCCGCAAAGGATTTGAACGTTCAGATCAACAAGGGTGAAGTCGTTGGTGTGATCGGCTCCAACGGGGCTGGTAAAACGACCTTCATCAACATGGTGACGGGCTATCTCAAGCCGACGCGCGGCGAGATCCTGTTTAATGGCAAGTCCATCATGGGCCATTCCCCGCGTGCGATCACGCGGGCAGGTATGGCGCGTTCCTTCCAGGTTGCGCAGCTGTTCCCGGAAATGACCGTGCTCGACAACCTGATTGTCGCGCTGGCTGCTGCCGAAAGCGCCCGTCCGAGTTTCCTAAGTCCCCTTCGCAGCGATGCCCGCATCGCCAGGGCTGAGGAAATCCTTAAGGAATTCGGTGTCGAAAACTATCGCGATTCACTGGTAACCGCCGTTCCGCAGGGTGCGCGTAAACTGGTTGATATCGCCATGGCATTGATCGGCAATCCTCAGATGCTGCTGCTTGATGAACCGACCAGTGGTGTCAGCGTGGATGAAAAAACCGACCTGATGGATACGGTCATGAATGCCGTGCGTCAGCATGGTGTGACCGTGCTGTTTGTCGAACATGACATGGATGTGGTCGAACGTTATGTCTCGCGCGTTCTGGCATTCTATAGCGGTGAAATCATTGCTGATGGTGAACCTGCGGCAGTTCTCGCTGATCAGCAAGTCCGCGATCTTGTGACCGGCCATCGTCCCACCACCAAACAAGGGAATGGCGCATCATGA
- a CDS encoding ABC transporter substrate-binding protein: MKNNKSKFSKYLVSGVAALALAAGAAGSASAAENGKFRVGIVTFLSGPAAGPFGVPSANAAKVLVEELNKGNLPAPYDKIGINGAEIEAVIIDEAGGATKQVEEYRNLVQRQKVDAVIGYVSSGDCLAIAPVAEELKTFTIAYDCGTPRLFADNPDAQYMFRTGLDASVDNIGAVRYLAATRPDVTRLAGIQQNYSWGQDSWADFTAAASALLPEAEVVEEQFPKIYQGQYGAEISALSVKRPEIVHSSFWGGDMEALVLQANARGLLEDATGLLTCGEASFATYKDQAPNGMIIGARGPFGQFAPDNELNTWFEGVYQNAYDLEPVYPATKMAQAILGLKYAAENAGVADKEIPSAEQLAAAMKGATFESVSGTVEMARGNGHQAMQGITYGEYHYEDGVASIKNAVSFDGECVTPPEGVAAADWIADGFPGAKCN, encoded by the coding sequence GTGAAGAACAATAAATCAAAATTCAGCAAATACCTTGTATCGGGCGTCGCAGCGCTTGCCCTTGCAGCTGGCGCAGCCGGTTCTGCATCGGCTGCTGAGAACGGCAAATTCCGCGTCGGGATCGTGACCTTCCTGTCCGGTCCGGCAGCTGGTCCGTTCGGCGTTCCGTCGGCAAATGCCGCCAAGGTTCTTGTTGAAGAACTGAACAAGGGCAACCTGCCCGCGCCATACGACAAGATCGGCATCAATGGTGCTGAAATCGAAGCCGTGATCATCGACGAAGCCGGTGGTGCAACCAAGCAGGTTGAAGAATATCGCAACCTTGTTCAGCGTCAGAAAGTCGATGCTGTCATCGGCTATGTTTCTTCGGGCGACTGCCTGGCAATTGCGCCGGTTGCCGAAGAACTGAAAACCTTCACCATCGCATATGATTGCGGTACTCCCCGCCTGTTTGCGGATAACCCGGACGCGCAATACATGTTCCGTACCGGTCTTGACGCATCGGTCGATAACATCGGTGCTGTTCGTTACCTTGCCGCGACCCGCCCGGACGTTACCCGTCTTGCCGGCATCCAGCAGAACTATTCCTGGGGTCAGGACAGCTGGGCTGACTTCACCGCCGCTGCATCGGCACTCCTCCCTGAAGCAGAAGTTGTCGAAGAACAGTTCCCGAAAATCTATCAGGGCCAGTACGGTGCTGAAATCTCTGCCCTGTCCGTGAAACGCCCGGAAATCGTTCACAGCTCCTTCTGGGGTGGTGACATGGAAGCCCTGGTTCTGCAGGCAAATGCCCGTGGCCTGCTTGAAGACGCCACCGGCCTTCTGACCTGCGGCGAAGCATCCTTTGCCACCTACAAGGATCAGGCCCCGAACGGCATGATCATCGGTGCACGTGGCCCGTTTGGCCAGTTTGCCCCGGACAACGAACTGAACACCTGGTTTGAGGGTGTCTATCAGAATGCCTATGACCTTGAGCCGGTCTATCCGGCAACCAAGATGGCCCAGGCGATCCTGGGTCTGAAGTATGCCGCCGAGAATGCCGGTGTCGCCGATAAGGAAATCCCGTCGGCAGAGCAACTTGCTGCTGCGATGAAAGGTGCAACCTTTGAGTCGGTTTCGGGCACGGTTGAAATGGCACGCGGCAATGGTCATCAGGCCATGCAGGGTATCACCTATGGTGAATACCACTACGAAGATGGCGTTGCCTCGATCAAGAACGCTGTTTCGTTTGATGGCGAATGCGTAACACCCCCGGAAGGTGTTGCTGCTGCGGACTGGATCGCAGACGGCTTCCCGGGCGCTAAGTGTAACTAA
- a CDS encoding NAD-dependent succinate-semialdehyde dehydrogenase yields MTIQLTDSGLWQTHGHIDGKWVASDSGKTFAVVDPATGEHLADVPDMGAAETNRAIDAANAALLTWRAKTAKERANILRKWFDLCMAAQADLALLMTREQGKPLAEASGEVAYGASFIEWFAEEGKRIYGDVIPSHGADKRIITVKQPIGVVAAITPWNFPMAMITRKCAPALAAGCTVVIKPAEDTPLTALALVGLAKRAGFPDGVINIVTASHGAEIGAELTANPIVRKLSFTGSTQVGKLLMRQCSDTVKKVSLELGGNAPFIVFDDADLDAAVAGAIASKYRNAGQTCVCANRILVQEGVYDAFAAKLAEAVGKLRVGLGTEKGITQGPLINAKAIEKVEALVEDAVSRGAKAVLGGDRAKPDSNFFTPTILTGVTSNMRIFSEEIFGPVAPLFKFSSEEDAIRMANDTPFGLAAYFYARDIGRIWRVGEALEYGIVGINEGIISTEAAPFGGVKESGIGREGSKYGVDDFVEIKYMCLGGLAGNAN; encoded by the coding sequence ATGACCATCCAGCTAACTGACTCCGGCCTTTGGCAGACCCATGGGCATATCGACGGCAAATGGGTTGCATCTGACAGCGGCAAGACCTTTGCGGTTGTCGACCCGGCCACCGGCGAACATCTTGCCGATGTGCCCGATATGGGTGCAGCCGAAACCAATCGTGCGATTGATGCCGCCAATGCCGCCCTTCTAACTTGGCGGGCCAAAACCGCCAAGGAACGGGCAAACATCCTGCGCAAATGGTTTGACCTCTGCATGGCGGCACAGGCCGACCTTGCATTGCTGATGACCCGCGAACAGGGCAAACCCCTGGCCGAGGCATCCGGCGAAGTGGCCTATGGCGCATCCTTCATTGAATGGTTTGCCGAAGAAGGCAAACGCATTTATGGCGATGTCATCCCGTCGCATGGGGCGGACAAACGCATCATCACCGTCAAACAGCCGATTGGTGTTGTTGCCGCGATTACGCCGTGGAACTTCCCGATGGCCATGATTACTCGCAAATGTGCCCCGGCCCTTGCCGCGGGTTGCACGGTTGTCATCAAACCGGCGGAAGATACGCCACTGACCGCGCTTGCACTGGTTGGGCTGGCCAAACGCGCCGGGTTCCCCGATGGCGTGATCAATATCGTCACCGCATCACACGGGGCGGAAATCGGTGCTGAACTGACTGCCAACCCGATCGTGCGCAAGCTGTCCTTCACCGGCTCGACCCAGGTCGGCAAACTTTTGATGCGTCAGTGTTCCGACACCGTCAAAAAAGTCAGCCTGGAGCTTGGCGGCAACGCGCCGTTCATCGTGTTTGACGATGCCGATCTGGACGCGGCGGTTGCAGGTGCAATTGCCTCGAAATATCGCAATGCCGGGCAGACCTGTGTCTGTGCCAACCGCATTCTGGTTCAAGAAGGTGTCTATGACGCCTTTGCCGCCAAACTGGCCGAGGCCGTTGGCAAATTGCGTGTCGGTTTGGGCACCGAAAAAGGCATCACCCAAGGCCCGCTGATCAATGCAAAGGCAATTGAAAAGGTCGAAGCACTGGTCGAAGACGCCGTTTCCCGTGGGGCAAAAGCCGTTCTTGGCGGTGATCGCGCCAAGCCGGACAGCAACTTCTTTACCCCGACCATCCTGACCGGGGTTACGTCAAATATGCGAATTTTTTCAGAGGAAATCTTTGGTCCGGTCGCACCGCTGTTCAAGTTCAGCAGCGAGGAAGACGCCATTCGCATGGCCAATGACACGCCATTTGGTCTGGCAGCCTATTTCTATGCCCGTGATATCGGCCGCATCTGGCGGGTTGGCGAGGCGCTTGAATACGGCATCGTTGGCATCAACGAAGGCATCATTTCGACCGAGGCAGCCCCGTTTGGCGGGGTCAAGGAATCCGGCATCGGCCGCGAAGGATCGAAATACGGCGTCGATGATTTCGTCGAGATTAAATACATGTGCCTCGGCGGTCTCGCCGGGAATGCCAACTGA
- a CDS encoding iron-containing alcohol dehydrogenase produces the protein MSFMFRSVPRIVCETGGIAKTGSLMKELGASRVTIVCDPGIVKLGFAQKAQDALEVAGIAVQIFSDVEADPPQKIVEAAIAGARDWEADGVIGLGGGSSLDSAKLVALLANSDQTIEEIYGVDKATGDRLPLIQIPTTAGTGSEVTWVSVITDNNNLKQVVYTPQLMPDIALLDAELTYGLPQKVTAATGLDAMVHAIEGYTSRTRKNPIADGMAVTALSLLGKNLMKVIENPGDKEARSAMLQGSLIAGMAFANASVAAIHGLAYPLGARFHIPHGHANALVMAQVIRFNLPAAKKLYAELAPCLIEGVDFESEDAAAEAFVQRIEEMVPASGLETRLRDLGITEDSLPEMAEEVFTKIHRLIDSNPRDMTAKEIEAIYHSVY, from the coding sequence ATGAGTTTCATGTTCCGAAGCGTGCCGCGCATCGTCTGCGAAACCGGTGGCATTGCCAAAACCGGCAGCCTGATGAAGGAACTCGGTGCCAGCCGCGTCACCATCGTCTGCGATCCGGGCATCGTCAAACTGGGCTTTGCACAAAAGGCCCAAGACGCACTTGAGGTCGCCGGTATCGCGGTTCAGATCTTTTCCGATGTCGAAGCCGACCCACCCCAGAAAATCGTCGAAGCCGCCATTGCCGGTGCACGCGACTGGGAGGCGGATGGCGTGATCGGTCTTGGCGGTGGCAGCTCGCTTGATAGTGCCAAGCTGGTTGCGTTGCTTGCCAACAGCGATCAGACCATCGAAGAGATCTATGGGGTGGACAAAGCAACCGGTGATCGCCTGCCATTGATCCAGATCCCGACCACCGCCGGGACCGGATCGGAAGTCACATGGGTGTCGGTGATTACCGACAACAATAACCTCAAACAGGTTGTCTACACCCCACAACTGATGCCCGATATCGCGCTTCTTGATGCGGAACTGACCTATGGCCTGCCGCAAAAGGTCACGGCGGCCACCGGCCTTGATGCCATGGTCCATGCCATCGAAGGCTATACCAGCCGCACACGCAAGAATCCGATTGCCGATGGCATGGCGGTGACGGCCCTTTCGCTGCTGGGCAAAAACCTGATGAAGGTGATTGAAAATCCGGGTGACAAGGAAGCACGCTCTGCCATGTTACAGGGATCGCTGATTGCCGGGATGGCCTTTGCCAATGCATCGGTTGCCGCCATTCATGGCTTGGCCTATCCGCTGGGGGCGCGGTTCCATATCCCACATGGCCATGCCAATGCACTGGTCATGGCGCAAGTGATCCGCTTTAACCTGCCAGCGGCCAAAAAGCTGTATGCCGAACTGGCACCCTGCCTGATCGAAGGCGTCGATTTCGAAAGCGAAGATGCTGCTGCCGAGGCGTTCGTTCAACGGATCGAGGAAATGGTTCCTGCCAGCGGCCTTGAAACCCGCCTGCGCGATCTTGGCATCACCGAAGACTCCCTGCCCGAAATGGCCGAGGAAGTCTTTACCAAGATCCATCGCCTGATCGACAGCAACCCGCGCGACATGACCGCCAAGGAAATCGAGGCGATTTATCACAGCGTTTATTAA
- a CDS encoding branched-chain amino acid ABC transporter permease encodes MTSLLAVLIDGSIYASWLFLVAAGLTVIYGVMRILNMAHGSFYAIGAYSAASLVGWYFNNGMGPAWVSYLLLVGAALVAGLIVGVIVERGLLRLMYGRDEILMVIITYALLLILEDGMKIVWGVSPYFAYQPYSELGRTSLGLLKVSNYDVALVGVSALLGLGLWAWLERTNQGKVLRAVIHDREIAVAMGVNVKLMFTITFVLGTTLGALAGALTAPAISVVPGIGIEVIVLAFAVVVIGGLGSIGGAAVGALLVGLSRAAAVHYAPEFELFVIYGVMSLVLAFRPEGLFGRTLARKI; translated from the coding sequence ATGACAAGTCTTCTTGCCGTCCTGATTGATGGCTCGATCTATGCATCGTGGCTGTTTCTTGTGGCTGCCGGCCTGACCGTGATTTACGGGGTGATGCGCATCCTGAACATGGCGCATGGCAGCTTTTATGCCATCGGCGCCTATTCGGCAGCGTCACTGGTTGGCTGGTATTTCAACAACGGCATGGGCCCAGCATGGGTCAGCTATTTGTTGCTGGTTGGTGCCGCACTGGTTGCCGGTCTGATTGTCGGTGTGATCGTCGAACGCGGATTGCTGCGCCTCATGTATGGCCGCGACGAAATCCTGATGGTGATCATTACCTATGCCCTTCTTCTGATCCTTGAAGACGGTATGAAAATCGTCTGGGGTGTCAGCCCGTATTTCGCCTATCAGCCTTATTCCGAGCTTGGGCGAACATCGCTCGGCTTGCTTAAGGTTTCCAATTACGACGTCGCCCTGGTCGGGGTATCCGCATTGCTCGGGCTTGGCCTGTGGGCGTGGCTTGAACGCACCAACCAGGGCAAGGTCCTTCGTGCAGTGATCCATGACCGCGAAATCGCGGTTGCCATGGGCGTGAACGTGAAACTGATGTTCACCATCACCTTCGTTCTGGGAACCACACTGGGCGCACTTGCTGGTGCGCTGACTGCGCCTGCGATCTCTGTCGTGCCAGGGATAGGCATCGAAGTGATCGTTCTGGCCTTTGCCGTGGTGGTTATTGGTGGTCTTGGCAGCATCGGGGGGGCTGCTGTTGGTGCCCTTTTGGTCGGACTAAGCCGTGCAGCCGCCGTTCACTATGCCCCTGAATTCGAACTGTTCGTCATTTATGGCGTGATGTCGCTGGTTCTGGCGTTCCGTCCCGAAGGCCTGTTTGGCCGTACTTTGGCGAGGAAAATCTGA